gtagtcccagctactcgggaggctgaggcaggagaatggcgggaacccgggaggcggagcttgcagtgagctgagatccggccactgcactccagcctgggcgacagagcgagactccgcctcaaaaaaaaaaataaaaataaaataaaaaaaaataaaaaataacttgtcAGTTGCACAGCCCCTGGAGGCGAGTGAGCCCACATGCCTCTGCTGGTGTAATTTCTAGAGTCTGTTTGCTGTGGGCCTTTATCATGTTTCCAAAATAAGGAAGTCAcccaatgacattttaaaatataacattgatACCGTTTGActagaaaataactaaaattggGCAAAGAGGATATTTCACTCTCATTGGAGGATGCAGCATTTTATTCAGGTTTAAAATTTGTGAttcatccaggtgtggtggctcaagcctatgatcccagcactttgagaggccgaggtgggcagatatctcaaggtcaggagttcaaggcaagcctggccaacgtggtgacaCCCTCTCTaggctaaaattacaaaaattagctggtgcattgacacacgcctgtaatcccagctactaggaggctgaggcaggagaatggcttgaatctgggaggcagagattgtgatgagccaagatggtgccaccgcactccagcctgagcaacagagtgagatcccatctaaaaaagaaaaaagaattgtgaTTCTCTAAACTGTGGGTCAGGGAACTGCAGAGAACATGGAATCTGCAGTGCTGTTAGGAAAGAATGGCATTGCGAAAGAGCAACAATTCCTGAGCCTCTTCCCTGGCAGAGTCCATTTTAGCGACAATGTTGACAATGACCCAAAGTCTCTGGGTTTTCCGGCGGAGGGCACAGCTGATGTCATCCCTCCTGTGCTGGCAGTTTTCTAAGTGAGTTCGGATCCTCTAGGAAGGAAGAATGGACACTCTGAGATCTCTGCGGGAGGTCTTTGCTTTGCAGTGGCAGGTCTCTACGTGCAGCGCTGTGGAGAAGTCTCTGGGGGGGCCAAGCCTCCCAGGGAGATTTACGGGCTCCAGGGACTGGAGGTTTGGACCCTATCTCCGCCTCTCCCAATCCATTACAACACGTGTTTCTAGCATCTGTGGAGTGCCTGAATGAGGGGACATGCCTCCAAGTTGTCCTCAGGAGATTCCGAATTGTTCGTGGATGTCGGATGTGCGGTGTCCATGGGAGTGTCTGGGATTTTGGTGTCTTGTGCGTCCAGCAGCGTTGGCACCTCCAAGCTGAGGGAAGTGGGGTCCCTGCCTCCACCTGCCCGCATGTGGGGTCTCCCTAGAAGGAAGCCTTTGGTAGGTGGGTGGGAAGATTAAGGTGCTCGAATGCGTACTGCGAGGAGGTGCAGAGGCACCAGGCTCTGGCAGCCTCCTGCCTCCAGGAGAGGCCCAGGTCGAGATCACTGCGGCGACCAACGCCTCGGATCACTCGAGGACTAGAAGGCACCCACCAGCTGTGTCGACAGGAGTGCGCAGGGGCCTTGCACATTGGGCATATTGTGGCGTCAGTTTCGGAATCAGCTTGCGTGGAGTCGGTCCAGGACACCCAGCCAGGATTCCGTCGTCGGGGAAAGGAACGCCCACGTGGCTTGGATGAAGGACACGCCAGGGGATGCAAAGGCTCTGGTTGCTGGGAGGAGCTGAGGGATGACAGATACCCCAAGGATTCTGCGGAGGTGGTCGTGTTTGGTGATAGGGTGCTCGCAGGTGGCTCCTGTGAAGGCTGCTTCAGGGGACACAAAGGCTCTGGTGACTTGGAGGAGCTCAGGGATGACAGAGACTCAAAGGACCCTACAGAGGTCTTCGGGACTGATGACGGTGCGGAGGCCAGAGGAGCCGGGGGAGCCCGTGGGGACACATGGAAGCTGGTGGGAGAAGCTTTCCCATGCCCCCCACGTGGCCGGTGGTTCCTCACAGATGTTCGTTTGTACACTGACCCCGAGCGGGCTTGGCGTGGAACGTGCTGGGAGCTGCCCTCAACAAGGAGCTTCCTCAGGCACCTGCAGCAGACgggaggcacaggctgcagcTGGGAGCACTGGGCACCTGCGGCCCACGCCTCTCCAGGGCCCCCCATGCTGACTTCACAAAGCTCTGCCTACCCCTGCCCCAGGGCTTTAGTGACATCCTGGCTGTGATCTCCCCTCCCACATCAgccccaggccctgggctggcATCCTAGGTCCTGGTAGGAAGGAGGACAcgggagagaaggggaaagagactCACTTTTTCGACAGGAAAGTGTAGAACTCAAGGTTCTCCAATTCTTTCAAGAGACTTCTGCAAGCTGGAAAGCAGGAGATGGGTTATGGTGGTGAGGGAGGAAACTGGGACTTACAGGAGGCTGAGTGCATGTGCCCTTAGGGGAGACCCCGGGATCGGGGATCAGACCCTGGAGCCCCAGCATCCCTGTGGAAGGCCACAGGGCCCCAAGAGTGAGAGCCAGGTGCCCGGGGGCCAGCACTTTGTCATTTACAAAGTGCTTCCCGACATGCCACCTCCTGGGGAGAGAGGACGGGGCACTCTCAAAGAGGACTCAGCCATGTTAAACAGCTACCCACATAGACCTGCATCCCCTCCAGCATGTCCAGGTGGTCACTGGTCCCCTCCCCCACACAGTCCCCTCCTGGGCAACACCCGCTCCCTGGACCCCAAGGCTTCATCCCAGCAGGGAACGGGAGACATATCCCAGGTTCCAATCGCCTTACCAGGAGCTTCCCCACCAGGCCTCTGCAAATGACTTCCTAGGAGACTTGGTGCTTATTCCTAGGGACAGGTGAAGCTGTCATCTCTGGGGCTTCTGGGACCCTCAGAGCCTTACCTTTCCAGGTGATGTATTTATTTCCGATCCTGAGCCATTCCCCCACTTCAGCTTTATCCTGAGAGACAAGACAGAGTGAGGGCGCAGGCCGGGTCTCAGTCTCCTGTCCCCACAGCTGCAGACCCACAGTGCTCGTGAATGACACACTTTCTCCGCCCGGCTCACGGAGCCCTGtgtgcttctctttcctttcactcGATTCTAAAGTGCATAATAACCTGTTCTGGTTTCCTTCTTCGAAAAGCACGgaggggttttctttttttcttttttttttttttttttttgagacggagtctcgctctgtcgcccaggctggagtacagtggcgctatctcggctcactgcaagctccgcctcccgggttcacgccattctcctgcctcagtctcccgagtagctggactacaggtgccgccacctcgcccggctaatttttttgtatttttagtagagacggggtttcattgtgttagccaggatggtctccatctcctaacctcgtgatccgcccatctcggcctcccaaagtgctgggattacaggcttgagccaccgcgcccggccatgcacGGAGGGGTTTTCTATGTGAGGCCCACCCTGGGCGTCCTCAGTGCCTGTTCCCCTGCTTGGGAACCACACACACTTGCGTCAGCAGGAGCCTCTGAGCTGGCAGGGGAGGATTCGGCTTCCGAGGAGGCCAGAGGCGAGTCCAGGCTCAGGTGGGGGCTCTCAGGGGCTCAGCACAGCCGCCAGAGCACCCCACACAGAGGCTGGGCCCCGAGGCACCTGCCCGGGAAGGCGGCTGATGAGCCCGGGCTCAGGGCCTGTCCTCCCACAGAGACCTCACCCCTCTCAGGACCGGGTCCTCCCCGCTGAGTCCCGGGGTTTGTTTTTGCTCTGACGCCTCCCGTGCACCCCACAGATGGTCTGGGAGCTGGGGATGGAAATCCTATGCCCACTCCAacccctgcctgccctgctgtCCCTAGAGGGATGATGAGACTTCCCATCACAGGAGCGCCTCTGCTTGATTTGGAAAAGTGGAAAAGAGAGCAGGAAAAATAGAATCATTCTCTGCTGGGTGTGGGCTGAGGGCTCCTTACATTCTCGCTGTTCTCCTCTCTGGGAGGCACTGAGGACGGCTCCCTGGGAAAGTAGGGGCTTAAGATGATGAGGAACACCAGGCTAAACCCAACGAAGAGGATGAGATGGATGATCTGGGGAACGGGGCTGGGGCACAGCTCTGTATCAGTAACACTCAGAGGAAAGAGAATATCCATGTCAGCTGCACTGCTGTCCTCCGGCTACTGAGCCCTGGGCATCCCCTCTGGGAGTATTTATTGGGGCCcaggcccacatcacagagctgGGGCCTCCCCCTCACAAAGGGCTCCTAAGGGTGGGTGGGCAGTGGCAGGAGGAGGCTaaatcccagccctgcccaccaccacccacccctgCAGTTCCCCTCACCCTCCTGGCCTTCCAGATCcctccttcccactccatctGCTCAACCTGTCAGAGACAGACCTggtccattttctgtcctctcacCCTGGCACACAGATGGTATCTGGCTCCTTGCAGATCTCTGCTCAGGCTCCCTCAATTTCACAGTTTTTGAGGATCTGGATTTGTCCCTGAAATTTCCGTTATTTCCAGGAATTATTGTTCTAGGGTCTCCTCtgactgctcactgcaacctccaactcccagggtgtttttgagacggagtctcactctgtcgcccaggctggagtgcagtggccggatctcagctcactgcaagcttcatctcccgggttcacaccattctcctgcctcagcctccaaagtggctgggactacaggtgcccgccaccacgcccggctaatttttttgtatttttagtagagacggggtttcaccgtgttagccaggatggtctccatcctctgacgtcgtgatctgcccgacttggcctcccaaagtgccaggattacaggcgtgagccaccgcgtctggccttaaaaaagtttttctagggctggccgggcgcggtggctcaagcctgtaatcccagcactttgggaggccaagacgggcggatcacgaggtcaggagattgagaccatcctggctaacacggtgaaaccccgtctctattaagaaatacgaaaaaaactagccgggcgaggtggcgggcgcctgtagtcccagctacttgggaggctgaggccggagaatggcgtgaacccgggaggcggagcttgcagtgagctgagatccggccactgcactccagcctgggtgacagagcgagactccgtctcaaaaaaaaaaaaaaaaaaaaaaaaaaaaaaaaaaaaaaagtttttctaggGCTTTGGCTAAATATATGAACATAAGTGATGCCCAATTCAGGTTTTGCCAAAAACACAACTCTTTTCAGAAACTACAAATTCCAGTGGCTCCGGCAGAATGAGTATCCACCTAGGGAATTAATATCAACCTAGGGAGTGAGTGTCAACCTAGAGAATGAGGATCAACATCAACCTAGGGAATAAGGATCAACCTAGGGAATGAGGATCAACCTAGGTCAGCTCTCCATAACAAGAACCCACAAATTTGAGAGTCCACTTCACATCTCAACTGTTAGATAACAGCAGGCAAGATGCATGTTCCTGATGGGCACAGGTTGTTTATATGGTGATTCTTTGAGTTGTTGgtgttttctccctttcttccctctctccctccctcctttcctcccctcccctccacataATAGAGGGCCCGAGTCTCCACAGGGTGCTCACCTCTAACTGCCTCCACCATTAGAAAAGGAagtcagggccaggggtggtggctcacgcctgtaatcccagcattttggaaagccaaggagggaggatcacaaggtcaggagatcgagaccatcctggctaacacggtgaaaccccgtctctactaaaaatacaaaaaatcagccaggtgtggtggtgggtgcctgtagtcctagtaactgaggaggctgaggcaggagaatggcatgaactcgggaggtggagcttgcagtgagccgagatcgcgccactgcactccagcctgggcgacgactccgtctcaaaaataaataaataaataagtcagaaAGCTAAGCAAGGCCTGGATCAGGAGAGCTCCTTATTCTGATGATGAGAAACCACCACAGGTCTCTGGGAAGGGAAGTGGCATGGTCtgatttacctatttttaaaaatccatgtaaaGATTATGGGGAGagctgctgggcacagtggctcacgcctgtaatcccagcactttggaaggccgaggtgggcggatcacgaggtcaggagatcgaaaacCATcttggcgaacacagtgaaaccccgtctctactaaaaatacaaaaaaattagccaggcgtggtggcggacgcctgtagtcccagcttcttgggaggctgaggcaggagaatcacgtgaacctgggaggcgatggagcttgcagtgagcggagatcgtgccactgcactccagcctgggagacaaagcaagactcagtctcaaaaataaaaaataaaaaataaaaaaaagattagggGGGGAGCAGGGGCAAGAGTGGAAGCAGAGATGCCAGGTAGGAAGCAGCTAGAAGAATCCAGATAGGAATGGTTGCGGGTTGCTTGGACTGGGGTGATAATACTGTAGACAGGTTCAGGATGTATTTTGAAGATGAAACCAGCTGGTCTTGCTCATGTGAACACTGAGAGAAACTGGGGCCGCAGAAACAGGTAAATTACGGGATAGGTGGGGAAGGGCGGGAAGGATGCTACTTTGAGATGGAAAACACGGGGGGAGGATCTGGATGTGAGTTGTGTGGTGGCTTCAGAAACCTTTTGACCTTAAATGTCAGATGGCATCAGACATACCAGTGGCACTAGAAGCTGCGGAAGCACGGGTACAATCTAGAAATCGGCCGAGAGTTTTGGCTAGAGATGTAATGTAGGAATCATCAATTTATAGGTGTCATTGGTGTATTTAAAACCATGGACCAAGGGCCAGGCGCcgcggctcacgcctggaatcccagcactgtgggaggccaaggtgggcagatcacttgaagtcaggagttcaagaccagcctggccaacatggtgaaaccccatctcttctgaagatacaaaaattagctgagtgtggtggtgagtgcctatagtcccagctactcaggaggctgaggcaggagaatcacttgaacccgggaggccgaggttgcagggcattgagatcatgccactacactccagcctgggcaacagagactctgtctcaaaaaaaaaaaaaaaaaaaatgtgactggGGACTCAAAAAGTGTGGAGAGCAGGAGCAGGGGAAGGGCTGGAAAACCACCTGTTGGGTACTGTGTTCACTATTTGAGTGACAggttcactagaagcccaaacctcagcaccacacagtttatccatgtaacaagcctgcacatgtacccactgaatctaacaatttttaaaaagtgatgagCCATGTTAATAGCAGATACCCTTGGTGTGATGTGATGAGAATGACATTTTCCCTCTGGGCTTCCTCCCCATGGCACAGGGGCCACCCCAGTCATGTTTACAGCCCCGGCCCCGGACAGTATTGAGTCCCTGAGCCCCCAGCACGCGTGTGTACAGCTCCCGTCCCCCTGCCCCACCTCACCCGGCCGGCTCTGCCTTATTTTGACGTCACAGCTGAGCACCGTGGTGGGAGGTGGCCACGGTACAGCCTGTAAGTAGGGCTGTAAGCAGTCACAATGGGCTGTAAATAGCCCAGCCCCATTACCACATGCTCCAAGCCAGCTGGCTACAGGTCAGTTGTTTCTAGAACCAGAGTTTATAcgatgagaaaaacagaaaggacaGAACAGTGTGTTCCCAGAACACACCTGCAGCTCCCCCAGGCTGGGGCGGGGGTCTGGGGCCGGCTCTGCTGGCTCAGTCCCTTTGCGTCTCCTCAAGTTCCCTCTGTGGGACTGGGCGCTGTTTCCACCAAACCGTCTGCTCTCCAGTCCCACAGGGGGTTGCTGTCAGTCATCCTACGGCCTCTCCGCCTAGGCTTTGAAACTGATTCATTGCTcttttgctgtatttttctttgtaggtTTCAGAATTCTCTATTTATTTGTGATAATCTTTTGGAAGGATCCTGTgagagtgaaaataaatgaagtgcTCAATCAGCCAAGTTTCACCGGAGGCTCCACTGATCCTTCCACCATGCTCGAATGCCTGCAGGAAATCTGAGGAATCATCTTTCCCACCCTAAGATCTTGTGTGATACCCTACCTTGTTTTAACCTGATTAACTCTCTCTTAGCTGAGAGATCCAGACAgactccattttggtttcttCGCTTGCAGCCCCTTGTCCCCCTCCTTTAAGGACATAACTGGTGCAAGCTGACTCCAGGCACACCCAGGAGTGCGCTTACTGATAAGATACTGCGGCAAGCTGTGCCAGCGGCTCCTGGGAACGCGCTCGGTTAGTGGTACCCAAAGGCTCTGTGTTTATCACTTTGTGATAATTGaagcccctgcacctggaactGTTTATTTTCCTGTAACTGTTTCTGTAACcatttatcttttaactttttgcctgttctgcttctgtaagaaaaaaaaaaaaattgctccaGCTGGACTCCCCTTCCCCTATTTAGATCAAAGTTATAAAAAGAAATCTGCCCCTTCCTCGGGGCCAAGAGAATAAGACTCCTGAATTAGTCTCAGAGTGTGGTGTTATCTCTACAACTCGCTGGGTTACGACACCTGGGACTCAGCACTGGCCCTGAGGCCCCTGACAGCAAACGTGCAGGAAAAATGCGGAGCTGCAAGATCAAAGTCAGATTCCCACTCTCCCTAAAGGCCGGGCTTCCCCTGGAAACCCACGTCCCCACTGCCTGGAAGGAGGGGTGAGGACCCAAGGGAGTGGCTCGGGGCATCAACTGGTCCAGGCAGGAGGCGGTTCCCCATCTCCCATCTTTCCAGCGCCCAAGGGAGCCTCTCAGAGGACTCTCATTGCCTCCCCCCACCATCACAAAGCAGCCTGCTCCTGGCCTGTATCCAAACACCCCTGGGGACGGCTGCCCTGGGCATGCTCCCCTTGCCCTGATGGCCCCTAGAACTCCATAAGGAAAGGCTCGCTAGGGCCACCCAGACAGTCCCTGACCCCACATTGTCCCAACACACAAGGCTTCACCCTGGAGGAAATAGGAAAAGGGAGTGAATCCCACGGGCTCCCCTCACAAAAGGAAAGCTACATGCTGTCACTTGGATGCTAGGTGGGCTCTGAGGCTGGAGAAAAGCTCCCAGGGACGATGCCTcctggagttttttgttttttgttttttgttttgagatggagtcttgctctgttgcccaggctggagtgcagtggtgcaatctcagctcactgcaacctccacctccctggttcaagccattctccagcatcagcctccggagtagctgggattataagcgctcgccaccacgtccagctaatttttttgtacttttagtagagatgaggtttcaccatgttggccaggctgcccttgaactcccgatctcaggtgatctgcctgccctggcctccaaagtgctgggattacaggcatgagccaccacatctggccaccTCCTGAAGTCTTTGCTGCACAGGACTCCGTCCTTTTGTGGAGCCAGGAGGGTGGGATTCTGCCCTCGTCTGCTGGCCAGTGCTCCCACCTCATTTCAACAGGGACTGCCCGGCCAGGGAATGTTAGCCTGGGATGCACCCACCACTCGGGGGCCTGTGGGAGGTAGTCACCCCCTCCTGGCCAGACTGAGCGCCTTTGCTTTGCAGTCCACGGATTCAAGTGTTAATCCCTCCCTCACCACCGTAACCCATCTCCTGCTTTCCAGCTTGGAGAAGTCTCTTGAAAGAATTGGAGAACACTAAGGACCACACTCTCCTGCTAGAAAAGTGaggctctttcctcttctttcccgTGTTCTCCCTCCTACCAGGACCTAGGATgccagcccagggcctggggcTGATGTGGGAGGGGAGATCACAGTCGTGATGTCACTAAAGCCCTGGGGCAGGGGTAGGCAGAGCTTTGTGAAGTCAGCATGGGGGGCCCTGGAGAGGCGTGGGCCGCAGGGGCCCAGTGCTCCTGGctgcagcctgtgcctcctgTCTCCTGCAGGTGCCTGAGGAAGCTCCTTGTTGAGGGCAGCTCCCATCACCTTCCACGCCAAGACCGCCCAGGGCCGGTGTACGAACGAGCCCCTGCGAGGAACCACCGGCCACGTGGGGGGTGTGGGAAAGCTTCTCCCACCAGCTTCCATGTGTCCCCACAGgctcccccagctcctctggcCTCCATGCCGTCATCAGTCCCGAAGACTTCTGTAGAATCCTTGGGGTCTCTGTCATCGCTGAGCTCCTCCAAGCCACCAGAACCTTTGTGTCCCCCGAAGCACCTTTCACACCAGCCACCTGCGAGCACCCTATCACCAAACCCAGAATGAATCCTCTCCTACCCGGCTTTTGTGTTCTGTTCAGGTCTTTGATGGATTGTAGGGGccacccacactggggagggccatctgctttgCATTCCACTGGTTCAAGTGTTAATCTCACCTAGAactccctcacacacacccagaataatgtttggccAAATGCCTCCCCTCTGTGGGCCAGTCAGGCAGACCCATGAAATTAACCGACACAGGCTCTGAGACTCCAGGCCCAAGAGGCCCATGTCCTCCAGCTTCTGCTGATGTGGCCCGGGGGTCCCTGGGGACAGGCTGTggctgggaggctgaagctgtgGCCTGGACAGGGATGGGGCCACTCAGCAGCATGTCCCCTGGTCACGTCCTTCACACCTGAGCCTCCCTCCTCCTCCGTAAGTGGGCTGTACTGTTGTGCTGCCCGTAACTGATGACCCATATGGTGTGCTTTGACAACCTCCCCCAGTGATAGACGTGACACCAAGACCCCGCCTGGGCGTGTCCCTGTTGGCTGCTACCAGATGAGG
This DNA window, taken from Macaca fascicularis isolate 582-1 chromosome 6, T2T-MFA8v1.1, encodes the following:
- the LOC102137894 gene encoding LOW QUALITY PROTEIN: putative protein SPATA31J1 (The sequence of the model RefSeq protein was modified relative to this genomic sequence to represent the inferred CDS: substituted 1 base at 1 genomic stop codon); translation: MPRAQXPEDSSAADMDILFPLSVTDTELCPSPVPQIIHLILFVGFSLVFLIILSPYFPREPSSVPPREENSENDKAEVGEWLRIGNKYITWKACRSLLKELENLEFYTFLSKKCLRKLLVEGSSQHVPRQARSGSVYKRTSVRNHRPRGGHGKASPTSFHVSPRAPPAPLASAPSSVPKTSVGSFESLSSLSSSKSPEPLCPLKQPSQEPPASTLSPNTTTSAESLGLPSRETPHAGRWRQGPHFPQLGGANAAGRTRHQNPRHSHGHRTSDIHEQFGIS